In Geminocystis sp. NIES-3708, a single window of DNA contains:
- a CDS encoding ABC transporter ATP-binding protein, whose protein sequence is MAKVNLKFLQLFDSHAQFHAFSLVIFMIIGAILETFSIGIIPTFIYLLNKPDIIENNVYLHWLSQLLRVNSNQQFLIYLTIALIIIYVFKNTYLTFFAYIQSRFIFTQQINLSRRLFSSYLSYSYTFHLERNSAELIFHLNNEVNTAFRQVIIPIMTLATELIIVTFIVVFLIIVQPLASLISVCLIGISVSIFYKFIHKKAQILGKKRQYHHSKMIQGINECLGGIKEIKVLRREKFFIDEFINHSRKYNNISLWITTINATPRLFLETIAVTSILLIVIIILIQGKNIDSILPIISLFAIASFRLIPSANRILVSLISIRSHYNSIDVIHHDLELISENKTKNQSNQSPETILQFTDSISIKNIHYQYPNSSYSSLENICLSIPKNHSIAFIGTSGAGKTTLVDIILGLLTPIQGKVLVDGNNIQDYLKDWQQKIGYIPQNIYLADDSILANIAFGLPAEKIDKEKVYQALEAAQLKELIDSLPRKLETKVGDRGIRLSGGQKQRIGIARALYHNPEILVMDEATTALDNETEREFIKALDRFSGKKTIIIIAHRLTTVQKCDHLYLMEKGKIVSSGNYDQLSTNCDKFMKLNGVK, encoded by the coding sequence ATGGCAAAAGTTAATTTAAAATTTTTACAACTATTTGATTCTCATGCACAATTTCACGCATTTAGTCTTGTTATTTTCATGATTATTGGTGCAATATTAGAAACTTTTAGTATCGGTATTATTCCCACATTTATTTACTTACTTAATAAACCAGATATTATCGAAAATAATGTCTACCTTCACTGGTTATCTCAACTTTTAAGGGTAAATTCTAATCAACAATTTCTGATTTATTTAACCATCGCTTTAATCATCATTTATGTTTTTAAAAACACTTATTTAACTTTTTTTGCTTATATTCAATCTCGCTTTATTTTTACTCAACAAATTAACTTATCTCGTCGTTTATTTAGTAGTTATTTATCTTACTCTTATACATTTCATCTTGAACGAAATTCTGCGGAATTAATTTTTCATCTTAACAATGAAGTAAATACTGCTTTTCGTCAGGTAATAATTCCCATAATGACTTTAGCCACAGAGTTAATTATTGTTACTTTTATTGTAGTTTTTTTGATTATAGTTCAACCTTTAGCTTCTTTAATATCCGTCTGTTTAATTGGAATAAGTGTTTCTATTTTTTATAAGTTTATTCATAAAAAAGCTCAAATTTTAGGAAAAAAAAGACAGTACCATCATAGCAAAATGATTCAAGGAATTAATGAATGTTTAGGTGGCATAAAAGAGATAAAAGTTTTAAGACGAGAAAAATTTTTTATCGATGAATTTATTAATCATTCCCGTAAATATAACAATATTTCCCTTTGGATAACAACTATTAACGCTACTCCTCGATTATTTTTAGAAACTATAGCGGTTACGTCCATTTTATTGATAGTTATTATCATCTTAATTCAAGGTAAAAATATTGACTCTATTCTTCCAATAATCTCTCTTTTCGCCATCGCTTCTTTTCGTTTAATACCTTCGGCTAATCGAATTTTGGTATCATTAATTTCTATTCGTTCTCATTATAATTCTATAGATGTTATTCATCATGATTTAGAGTTAATTTCTGAAAATAAAACGAAAAATCAATCAAATCAATCACCGGAAACAATATTACAATTTACCGATTCTATTAGCATCAAAAATATTCACTATCAATATCCTAATTCTTCTTATTCTTCTCTTGAAAATATTTGTCTTTCTATTCCTAAAAATCATTCTATCGCCTTTATTGGCACTTCAGGTGCTGGAAAAACTACTTTAGTCGATATAATTTTAGGTTTATTAACCCCTATTCAAGGAAAAGTGTTAGTAGATGGTAATAATATTCAAGACTATCTCAAAGATTGGCAACAAAAAATCGGTTATATTCCCCAAAATATTTATCTAGCGGATGATTCGATTCTAGCTAATATTGCTTTCGGTTTACCTGCAGAAAAAATTGATAAGGAAAAAGTTTATCAAGCTTTAGAAGCCGCACAATTAAAAGAATTAATTGATAGTCTTCCTCGAAAATTAGAGACGAAAGTGGGTGATAGAGGTATTCGTTTATCAGGTGGACAAAAACAGAGAATAGGTATTGCTAGAGCACTATATCACAATCCCGAAATTTTAGTAATGGATGAAGCCACCACCGCCTTAGATAATGAAACGGAGAGAGAATTTATCAAAGCATTAGATCGATTTAGTGGTAAAAAAACTATTATTATTATTGCCCATCGTTTAACTACAGTGCAAAAATGTGATCATCTTTATTTAATGGAAAAAGGTAAAATTGTTAGCAGTGGTAATTATGATCAATTATCAACAAATTGTGATAAATTTATGAAACTTAATGGTGTAAAATAA
- a CDS encoding SDR family NAD(P)-dependent oxidoreductase has product MNIDILINNIGINNYIKGIKDIDLEDWERIFNTNVFKPMYLTQKIVEMMINNPQEKSIVFITSTHKSAISRFVSYSASKTALAMIIKELAINLAPYNIRVNGIAPGWVAEDEKKKPYYHQYIPFHQSSINPCYIGRSAVYLASTIIFLILPLVQ; this is encoded by the coding sequence ATTAATATTGATATTTTAATTAATAATATTGGCATTAATAATTATATAAAAGGCATTAAAGATATAGATTTAGAAGATTGGGAAAGGATATTTAATACAAATGTTTTTAAACCCATGTATTTGACGCAAAAAATAGTAGAAATGATGATTAATAATCCACAAGAAAAAAGTATAGTATTTATTACATCAACCCATAAATCTGCAATATCTCGTTTCGTTAGTTATAGTGCATCGAAAACGGCATTAGCGATGATAATCAAAGAATTAGCGATCAATTTAGCACCTTATAATATTAGAGTTAATGGTATTGCGCCCGGATGGGTAGCCGAAGATGAAAAAAAAAAACCATATTATCACCAATATATACCCTTTCATCAAAGTTCCATCAATCCTTGTTATATCGGTAGAAGTGCCGTTTATTTAGCCTCCACAATTATTTTTCTCATTTTACCACTGGTACAGTGA
- a CDS encoding glycosyltransferase family A protein, translated as MSINKDQFLVSIIIPVYNGEKFIKSAIKTVKKQNYHPLEIIFIDDGSTDNTAKIISELNDNFKYIYQENQGPASARNKGIKIAQGNFITFLDVDDLWAENKLNNQVKYLLTNPTVDIVQGLIQKMKIIVYDDNRENILTPLSEPYNFISLDSGTYRKSLFDKIGLFNEKMIYGEDVDFFFRAWENNISKVVLQEVFLFYCQHEFNMTKDKNVIELGLLKILRQHSLRCQEQGKILSNSNISLLQYIGMSPKF; from the coding sequence ATGAGTATCAATAAAGATCAATTTCTAGTTAGCATAATTATCCCTGTTTATAATGGGGAAAAGTTTATTAAAAGTGCGATCAAAACCGTAAAAAAACAAAATTATCACCCTTTAGAAATTATTTTTATTGATGATGGCTCAACAGATAATACCGCTAAAATTATATCTGAATTAAATGATAACTTTAAATATATATATCAAGAAAATCAAGGGCCAGCATCTGCAAGAAATAAAGGCATAAAAATAGCTCAAGGAAATTTTATTACTTTTTTGGATGTGGATGATTTATGGGCTGAAAATAAGCTCAACAATCAAGTAAAATATTTACTAACAAATCCCACTGTTGACATAGTTCAGGGTTTAATACAGAAGATGAAAATAATAGTATATGATGATAATAGAGAAAATATTCTAACACCTTTATCTGAACCTTATAATTTTATTAGTTTAGATAGTGGTACTTATCGTAAATCACTGTTTGACAAAATTGGTTTATTTAATGAAAAAATGATCTATGGAGAAGATGTAGATTTCTTTTTTCGAGCTTGGGAAAATAATATTTCTAAAGTAGTTTTACAAGAAGTTTTTTTGTTTTATTGTCAACACGAATTTAATATGACTAAAGATAAAAATGTTATTGAATTGGGTTTATTAAAAATTCTCAGACAGCATTCTCTTCGTTGTCAAGAACAAGGTAAAATATTGAGTAATTCTAATATTAGTCTTCTTCAATATATAGGTATGTCACCCAAATTTTAA
- a CDS encoding glycosyltransferase family 2 protein translates to MEKKTSAEVKFRLARAWHLKGKIEPAIKGYQETIKLQSNHLQAHFYLGKIYFQQKQLDLALQILIKAINIDSNEAEIHKCLINTLIEKDGIDSAFEFYQLQRQHSKKINLQSRDILVCVVVRNEAPRLPYFLSYYREKGIAKFLIIDNQSTDNTREYLLTQNDVYLWQSNLSFNLANFGSAWFEILLRKYGLNHWCLIVDADELFFYPNAEKITIPELCYKLDCLQKRAFTCVLLDMYSDIPIKDTLYTPGENFVEVCPYFDRQFYHDKYDLGSSYKNQTVYIGGVRQRIFGTKGDYYLSKVPLIKYTEDRVLTGGQHSTNCLKEEIANETGCLLHFKFFSSFYDYVQSEVIRKEHFGEGMQYNQYAKVINENETLNLYDSQHSVRFQNSQQLVELGIMNCDF, encoded by the coding sequence ATGGAGAAAAAAACATCTGCTGAAGTAAAATTTCGATTAGCTAGAGCATGGCATTTAAAAGGAAAAATAGAACCAGCAATTAAAGGTTATCAAGAAACAATAAAACTGCAATCGAATCATCTTCAAGCACATTTTTATTTAGGTAAAATTTACTTTCAACAAAAACAATTAGATTTAGCTTTACAAATTTTAATTAAAGCTATTAATATTGATTCTAATGAAGCGGAAATTCATAAATGTTTAATTAATACTTTAATTGAAAAAGATGGCATTGATTCTGCTTTTGAATTTTATCAACTTCAGCGTCAACATTCAAAAAAAATTAATCTGCAATCTAGGGATATTTTAGTTTGTGTGGTGGTGAGAAATGAAGCACCTCGTCTTCCCTATTTTTTGTCTTATTACAGAGAAAAAGGTATTGCTAAATTTCTTATCATTGATAATCAATCAACGGATAATACTAGGGAATATTTACTAACACAAAATGATGTTTATTTGTGGCAAAGTAATCTTTCTTTTAATCTTGCTAATTTTGGTTCGGCTTGGTTTGAGATTTTGCTGAGAAAATATGGCTTAAATCATTGGTGTTTAATCGTTGATGCTGATGAACTTTTTTTCTATCCTAATGCAGAAAAAATTACTATTCCTGAACTGTGTTATAAGTTAGATTGTCTGCAAAAAAGGGCATTTACCTGTGTTCTTTTAGATATGTATTCTGATATTCCTATCAAAGATACATTATATACACCGGGAGAGAATTTTGTTGAAGTTTGTCCTTATTTTGATCGCCAATTTTACCATGATAAATATGATTTAGGAAGTTCTTATAAAAACCAAACTGTCTATATAGGGGGAGTTAGACAACGGATTTTTGGTACTAAAGGTGACTATTATCTCAGTAAAGTTCCCTTAATTAAATATACAGAAGATAGAGTATTAACAGGTGGGCAACACTCCACAAACTGTTTAAAAGAAGAAATTGCTAATGAAACGGGTTGTTTATTACACTTCAAATTTTTCTCATCTTTTTACGATTATGTACAAAGTGAAGTTATCAGAAAAGAACATTTTGGCGAGGGGATGCAATATAATCAATATGCGAAAGTTATTAACGAAAATGAAACTTTAAATTTATATGATTCTCAGCATTCTGTGAGATTTCAAAATAGTCAACAATTGGTAGAGTTAGGAATAATGAACTGTGATTTTTGA
- a CDS encoding glycosyltransferase, whose amino-acid sequence MSLISVIIPVYNREKYVSEAIESVLKQTYQFLDIIVIDDGSTDKSAEIIKSFGSKIRYFYQENSGISSALNHGLKVAKGEFIAFLDSDDLWTENKLNLQIKVLKKNTQVSIVFAHIQQFISPELDTNIQDKIDLPNEIMKGYVKGTMLAKKEVFSQIGLFDISLKLGDFIDWYLKACEQGIKSFVCPEVLLKRRIHDTNMGIIDKKDRSDYVKIIKASLDRRRHEVK is encoded by the coding sequence GTATCTGAAGCTATAGAAAGTGTTTTAAAACAAACTTATCAATTCCTAGATATTATCGTAATTGATGACGGTTCAACGGATAAAAGTGCAGAAATTATTAAAAGTTTTGGCTCAAAAATTAGATACTTTTATCAAGAAAATAGTGGGATTTCTTCGGCTCTAAATCATGGGTTAAAAGTGGCTAAAGGTGAATTTATAGCTTTTCTTGATTCTGATGATTTATGGACAGAAAATAAGTTAAATTTACAAATAAAAGTTTTAAAAAAAAATACTCAAGTAAGTATAGTATTTGCTCATATTCAACAATTTATTAGTCCAGAGTTAGACACAAATATTCAAGATAAAATAGATCTTCCTAATGAGATAATGAAAGGCTATGTAAAAGGAACTATGTTAGCAAAAAAAGAGGTATTTTCTCAGATAGGCTTATTTGATATTAGTCTAAAATTAGGCGATTTTATTGATTGGTATTTAAAAGCCTGTGAGCAAGGAATCAAAAGTTTTGTTTGTCCTGAAGTACTCTTAAAAAGAAGGATTCATGATACTAATATGGGAATTATTGACAAAAAAGATCGCAGTGATTATGTAAAAATAATTAAGGCATCTTTGGATCGTCGTCGTCATGAAGTAAAATAA